In Methanobacterium petrolearium, one genomic interval encodes:
- a CDS encoding aspartate dehydrogenase has protein sequence MKVGILGCGAITNIITDFALKEDLDVDLRCFYDQDLKKAESMASKVGGTATSSVEDMLDQVDLVVEAASPQAVVELAPKILEEGKDIVVMSVGTLLDSELKNRLEEIALITNSRIYTPSGAIVGLDGLKAASMGEISKVSLVTRKSPESLGISVNKETILYEGKASAAVRKFPMNMNVAGVLSIACGKEAHVKIIADPTVEHNIHEVRVTGDFGEFKTTTKNRNCTTNPKTSILAAYSVIKLLKSLNDAAKIGT, from the coding sequence ATGAAGGTAGGGATCTTAGGGTGCGGGGCTATAACAAACATTATAACAGATTTTGCTTTAAAAGAAGACTTGGATGTTGATCTAAGATGCTTTTATGATCAGGACTTGAAGAAAGCAGAAAGTATGGCATCTAAAGTAGGGGGAACTGCCACATCCAGTGTAGAAGACATGTTGGATCAGGTGGATTTGGTAGTTGAAGCAGCATCTCCTCAGGCAGTGGTAGAACTTGCTCCTAAAATCCTTGAAGAAGGTAAAGATATTGTTGTTATGAGTGTGGGCACCCTATTGGATTCGGAACTTAAAAATCGGCTGGAAGAAATAGCTTTAATAACTAATTCCAGGATATACACCCCTTCAGGTGCTATTGTTGGTTTAGATGGTCTTAAAGCAGCTTCAATGGGCGAAATCAGCAAAGTGAGTCTGGTTACCCGGAAATCACCGGAATCACTGGGAATTTCGGTAAATAAAGAAACAATATTGTATGAGGGTAAGGCTAGTGCTGCTGTGCGTAAGTTCCCTATGAATATGAATGTGGCTGGGGTTTTAAGTATTGCTTGTGGTAAAGAGGCACATGTGAAGATCATAGCCGACCCCACAGTTGAACATAATATCCATGAGGTTCGTGTAACTGGCGATTTTGGTGAGTTTAAAACCACCACCAAAAACAGAAATTGCACAACCAACCCAAAAACAAGCATTTTAGCGGCTTATTCTGTCATTAAACTTCTCAAAAGTTTGAACGACGCCGCAAAGATTGGAACTTAA
- the npdG gene encoding NADPH-dependent F420 reductase: protein MKVAIIGGTGGQGLGIAVRFVQAGEDVIIGSRTMKKAKAAVDKLKDLLGDVNNVKAAENADAAKEAELLVLTVPLAAQKSTLLSIKEGSKGKILLDATGPLESAIGGSPITYLDLWDGAAAERSAKILKDTYVVCAFNNISSAALMNFKEPIDCDCLISGDDVDSKAVATELIEKIPGVNVIDCGPLERAKIIEKITPLLIGLNIRNKTQFGGIRITGLGK, encoded by the coding sequence ATGAAAGTTGCAATTATTGGTGGAACAGGTGGACAAGGACTGGGAATAGCCGTACGTTTTGTGCAGGCTGGAGAAGATGTTATAATAGGTTCAAGAACCATGAAAAAAGCTAAAGCAGCTGTTGACAAATTGAAAGATCTTTTGGGCGATGTAAATAATGTTAAAGCTGCTGAAAATGCTGATGCTGCCAAAGAAGCTGAACTGCTGGTTTTAACCGTACCTTTAGCCGCTCAAAAATCCACACTACTCTCCATTAAAGAAGGATCAAAAGGTAAAATATTATTAGACGCTACCGGACCCCTAGAATCCGCTATAGGTGGTTCACCCATAACCTACCTGGACCTCTGGGACGGGGCAGCAGCCGAAAGATCAGCCAAAATCTTAAAAGACACCTACGTAGTATGTGCCTTTAACAACATCAGTTCTGCAGCCTTAATGAACTTTAAAGAACCAATTGACTGTGACTGCCTTATCTCTGGTGACGATGTTGATTCAAAAGCTGTTGCTACCGAATTAATTGAAAAAATTCCTGGAGTCAATGTCATCGATTGTGGACCACTGGAAAGAGCAAAGATCATTGAAAAAATAACCCCACTTCTAATTGGTTTAAACATAAGGAACAAAACCCAATTTGGAGGAATAAGAATCACTGGTCTGGGCAAATAA
- a CDS encoding SDR family NAD(P)-dependent oxidoreductase: MSCEKLDGKVAIITGATSGIGRATTELFAEEGAKVVFGARREEMGKQFEEDLKKKGFDAKFVRTDVTDEEDLKNLVQTTLDTYGQIDILFNNAGITQKPCYCHEMDMERDLDYLFDVDIKSHFVLNKIVIPHMLKNGKGSIISMASVAAEIGTPLFSGYHAAKGAVKQMTKALAAEYATQGIRFNAVLPGMTQTEIIPDDGSVEEVISTIPMQRLAKPREISQGVLFLASDDASYCTGTMLLIDGGLTVV; this comes from the coding sequence ATGAGTTGTGAAAAATTGGATGGAAAAGTTGCCATCATAACTGGTGCAACATCAGGAATCGGGAGGGCAACTACTGAATTATTTGCAGAAGAAGGAGCAAAAGTTGTTTTTGGGGCAAGACGTGAAGAAATGGGTAAACAATTTGAAGAAGATCTAAAGAAAAAAGGATTTGACGCCAAATTTGTCCGAACCGATGTTACTGATGAAGAAGATCTCAAAAATCTTGTGCAAACAACACTGGATACCTATGGACAAATCGATATTTTATTCAACAACGCAGGCATTACTCAAAAACCATGTTATTGTCATGAAATGGACATGGAGAGGGATCTTGATTACTTGTTTGATGTGGATATTAAAAGCCATTTTGTCTTAAATAAAATAGTAATCCCTCACATGCTGAAAAATGGTAAAGGTTCCATAATAAGTATGGCTTCAGTTGCAGCAGAAATTGGAACTCCACTGTTTTCCGGATACCATGCAGCAAAAGGTGCGGTAAAACAGATGACAAAGGCTCTAGCAGCAGAATATGCAACCCAGGGAATTAGATTCAATGCAGTTCTCCCGGGGATGACCCAGACAGAAATAATTCCCGACGATGGATCTGTTGAAGAAGTGATTTCTACTATTCCTATGCAAAGACTAGCTAAACCTAGGGAAATCTCACAAGGTGTGCTGTTCCTTGCAAGTGATGATGCATCATACTGCACTGGCACGATGTTGCTGATTGATGGGGGACTTACAGTAGTGTAA